A region from the SAR86 cluster bacterium genome encodes:
- a CDS encoding peptidylprolyl isomerase, translated as MKNTFLVLFTLSIPLLSKVEVLDRIAVIVDDGVVMESQITKNYEAIVQRYDEQNIPKPPVSELKTQITEKLIIEELQLQLADRAGVRISDSELNQTFIRLASNNGMELQEFINYIESTGGNYEEVREDVRKEMIIQRIQRGRVNSEIDITEQEFEAFLATDESIKALQPELLVKQILVETNDIALEALERITNGENFSDIAKDISIARNASSGGIIDWRKPSDMPELFANDLANKKVGYISEPLQSGAGFHILKLENKRGELVQYEDQWWTRHILMIPSAIRDDETTIKELSEIRDRILKGEDFAILAEEFSEDPGSSKLGGDLDWLGMGVLDENFEKTMLATAIGELSEVFESQFGYHFLEVLGRRNHDMTDELINDRAYNVLFERKFDEELENTLRSMRAEAFVEFKDLD; from the coding sequence ATGAAAAATACATTTTTAGTCTTGTTTACCTTATCAATACCTTTATTGTCTAAAGTTGAAGTTTTAGACAGAATTGCTGTTATTGTTGATGATGGTGTAGTGATGGAGTCTCAAATAACAAAAAATTATGAGGCCATAGTTCAAAGATATGATGAGCAAAATATACCAAAACCACCTGTAAGTGAGTTAAAAACTCAGATAACTGAAAAATTGATTATTGAAGAACTCCAGTTACAACTGGCTGATAGAGCTGGTGTAAGAATAAGTGATTCTGAGCTAAATCAAACTTTTATAAGGTTAGCATCTAATAATGGAATGGAGCTTCAAGAATTTATCAACTACATTGAGTCTACTGGAGGTAATTACGAAGAAGTTAGAGAGGATGTAAGAAAAGAAATGATTATTCAAAGAATTCAAAGAGGAAGGGTAAATTCTGAAATTGATATAACCGAACAAGAATTTGAAGCATTTCTTGCAACAGATGAATCTATCAAAGCCTTACAACCAGAATTGTTAGTTAAGCAAATTCTTGTTGAGACAAATGATATTGCTTTAGAAGCCCTAGAAAGAATAACAAATGGTGAGAATTTTTCTGATATTGCCAAAGATATATCAATAGCTAGAAATGCCTCAAGTGGAGGAATAATTGACTGGAGAAAACCATCTGATATGCCTGAATTATTTGCAAATGATTTAGCTAATAAAAAAGTTGGTTATATCTCTGAACCTCTTCAGAGTGGTGCAGGTTTCCACATATTGAAACTTGAAAACAAAAGAGGAGAACTCGTTCAATATGAAGACCAATGGTGGACTAGACATATTTTGATGATACCTTCAGCAATACGAGATGATGAAACAACTATTAAAGAACTTTCAGAAATAAGAGACAGAATACTTAAAGGTGAAGATTTTGCAATTTTAGCTGAAGAATTTTCTGAAGATCCAGGCTCGTCTAAACTCGGAGGCGACCTTGACTGGCTTGGTATGGGTGTACTTGATGAAAATTTTGAAAAAACAATGTTAGCTACAGCCATAGGAGAGCTATCTGAAGTTTTTGAATCTCAATTTGGCTATCATTTTCTTGAAGTTCTTGGAAGAAGAAATCATGATATGACTGATGAGCTAATAAATGATAGAGCGTATAACGTACTTTTTGAAAGAAAGTTTGATGAAGAGCTTGAAAATACTCTCAGATCAATGAGAGCTGAAGCTTTTGTAGAATTTAAAGATCTAGATTGA
- a CDS encoding symmetrical bis(5'-nucleosyl)-tetraphosphatase: MANYVVGDVQGCFKELMLLLKKIKFNKAKDKLIFAGDLVNRGNESLEVLNFCLKNKKCVRAVLGNHDFYLLYLIEFNKKDKSLEKVLSSKKINKINSWLKSLPLLIKINIKETNETFWVSHAGIPFFWDFKTAKKLSEEVTSSLKNDATKLLKNMWGDKPSIWESKLKGYKRLRVIINYFTRMRFLSKNGALKLKTKDAKKKKGHVPWFNETYKRLKDNEFIVFGHWAALEGKTNLNNIIGVDTGCVWGKKLTAVRLEDKKKFHVKKK, encoded by the coding sequence ATGGCAAATTATGTAGTTGGAGATGTTCAAGGTTGCTTTAAAGAACTCATGCTGCTTTTAAAAAAAATAAAATTTAACAAAGCTAAGGATAAATTAATATTTGCTGGTGATTTAGTTAATAGAGGCAATGAATCTTTAGAAGTTTTGAATTTCTGCCTTAAAAACAAAAAATGCGTAAGAGCTGTTCTTGGAAACCATGATTTTTATTTGCTTTATTTAATTGAGTTTAATAAAAAAGATAAATCTCTTGAAAAAGTGCTCTCATCTAAAAAAATTAATAAAATTAATTCGTGGTTAAAAAGCTTACCTTTGCTTATTAAAATTAATATTAAAGAAACTAATGAAACTTTCTGGGTATCACATGCTGGTATACCATTCTTCTGGGATTTTAAAACTGCTAAGAAACTTTCTGAAGAAGTTACCAGCAGCTTAAAAAATGATGCTACCAAGTTATTAAAAAATATGTGGGGAGACAAGCCATCGATTTGGGAAAGTAAATTGAAAGGTTATAAAAGATTAAGGGTGATTATTAATTATTTTACAAGAATGAGATTCTTATCTAAAAACGGAGCTCTTAAACTTAAGACTAAAGACGCAAAAAAGAAAAAGGGTCATGTGCCATGGTTTAATGAAACATATAAAAGATTAAAAGATAATGAATTCATTGTTTTTGGCCATTGGGCTGCACTTGAAGGTAAAACTAATTTGAATAATATAATAGGAGTTGATACAGGTTGTGTTTGGGGGAAAAAATTAACAGCTGTAAGATTAGAAGATAAAAAGAAATTTCATGTTAAGAAAAAATGA
- a CDS encoding 2-hydroxychromene-2-carboxylate isomerase, translated as MKVDFIYDVATPNGYLAHKVVPWFEKRTGAKFNYIPCLAGGIFKLTNNTPPLIATANVKNKADYFFTEINRFIEKHKLTKFKNNSYFPQNSLNIQRGAVAAEKLGILMEYIECTMTAMWEKDLNIQELDVLKKALNDDGIDHETIFNMIQTQECKDKLIANTSWAVESGAFGIPTFLIDDQIFFGKDHLYQLEEYINNR; from the coding sequence ATGAAAGTAGACTTTATTTATGACGTAGCGACTCCAAATGGATATTTAGCCCATAAGGTAGTTCCTTGGTTTGAAAAAAGAACTGGGGCAAAATTTAATTATATTCCTTGTCTTGCTGGAGGTATATTTAAACTAACAAACAATACTCCTCCATTAATCGCAACAGCAAACGTAAAGAACAAGGCAGACTATTTTTTTACTGAAATAAACAGATTCATCGAAAAACACAAACTAACAAAATTTAAGAATAATTCATACTTTCCTCAAAATTCATTGAATATTCAGAGGGGTGCAGTAGCTGCAGAGAAGCTGGGAATCTTGATGGAATATATTGAATGTACGATGACAGCAATGTGGGAAAAAGATTTAAATATACAAGAATTAGATGTGCTTAAGAAAGCCCTTAATGATGATGGTATTGATCACGAGACAATCTTTAATATGATCCAAACACAGGAATGCAAAGACAAATTAATAGCAAATACATCTTGGGCCGTTGAAAGTGGAGCTTTTGGTATTCCCACTTTTTTGATTGATGATCAGATTTTTTTTGGTAAAGACCACTTATATCAATTAGAAGAATATATAAATAATCGTTAA
- a CDS encoding SDR family NAD(P)-dependent oxidoreductase codes for MKDFSKYSAIIIGAGDATGTALTKKFASHGYKVCPVRRPRNIDKLNILSEEINKSGGWSKGFGVDARDEEAVKQLFIDVEEKVAPIHVVIFNPGANVFFPIEETTSRVFKKVWEMAAFSGFLTGREAAKYMKKRGEGSIFFTGATASLRGSSGFSAFSSAKFALRAVAQSIARELGPQGIHVAHFIIDGAIDTAFIKENFPERYALKEKDGILCPEHIAETYWNIHTQRRTAWTHEIDLRPYMEKF; via the coding sequence ATGAAAGATTTTTCAAAATATTCTGCGATTATAATTGGAGCCGGAGATGCCACTGGCACAGCATTGACAAAAAAATTTGCAAGTCATGGTTACAAAGTTTGTCCAGTAAGAAGGCCAAGAAATATTGATAAATTAAATATATTGTCAGAAGAAATAAATAAGTCCGGAGGTTGGTCAAAAGGTTTCGGTGTAGATGCAAGAGATGAAGAAGCAGTCAAACAACTCTTTATTGATGTTGAAGAAAAAGTCGCTCCAATTCATGTAGTAATTTTTAATCCAGGTGCAAATGTATTTTTCCCGATAGAAGAAACGACATCTAGAGTTTTTAAAAAAGTTTGGGAAATGGCAGCTTTTAGTGGTTTTTTAACTGGTAGAGAAGCTGCGAAGTATATGAAAAAAAGAGGCGAAGGCAGTATATTTTTTACCGGTGCAACGGCATCACTTAGGGGTAGTTCTGGCTTTTCTGCCTTTTCGAGTGCAAAATTTGCCCTGAGAGCAGTGGCACAAAGCATAGCAAGAGAGCTTGGGCCTCAGGGTATACATGTTGCTCACTTTATAATTGATGGCGCAATTGATACAGCATTTATAAAGGAAAACTTTCCAGAAAGATATGCACTTAAAGAAAAAGACGGTATTCTGTGCCCAGAGCACATCGCAGAGACCTATTGGAACATTCATACTCAAAGGAGGACTGCATGGACTCATGAAATAGATTTAAGACCCTACATGGAAAAATTTTAA
- the rsmA gene encoding 16S rRNA (adenine(1518)-N(6)/adenine(1519)-N(6))-dimethyltransferase RsmA, giving the protein MNTKNIRREFGQNYLIDPVVLYEMQKSINICNGDNFFEIGPGKGALTKVLNQKNITIIAMDIDKKNIDYLSKEINGPSNLKFVQGDILKESLDFLKQNKYRIVGNLPYNISTQIILNLITYSNDIIDAHFLVQKEVAQRITGSVGSKNWGKLGLKLSAFFDSEILFDVSPTAFDIKPKVTSSFIRMSPKNISYKKELIENFFKVVDMSFASRRKNIKNNLKNLNICFEEIGIDQNLRPEEIDLSKYFKLANIFKD; this is encoded by the coding sequence ATGAATACAAAAAATATTAGAAGGGAGTTTGGTCAAAATTATTTAATTGATCCTGTTGTACTTTATGAAATGCAAAAATCGATAAATATTTGTAATGGTGATAATTTTTTTGAAATAGGCCCTGGAAAAGGAGCTTTAACTAAAGTTTTAAACCAAAAAAATATAACAATTATTGCTATGGATATAGATAAAAAAAACATTGATTACTTATCAAAAGAAATTAATGGGCCAAGCAACTTAAAATTTGTTCAAGGTGACATCCTGAAAGAATCATTAGATTTCCTAAAACAAAACAAATATAGAATTGTAGGAAACCTACCCTACAACATTTCTACACAAATAATTTTGAATTTAATTACTTATTCAAATGACATAATAGATGCTCATTTTCTTGTTCAAAAAGAGGTGGCACAAAGAATTACTGGAAGTGTTGGTTCAAAAAATTGGGGCAAGCTTGGATTAAAATTATCTGCATTTTTTGACTCTGAAATTTTATTTGATGTCTCGCCAACAGCTTTTGACATAAAACCAAAAGTAACCTCATCATTCATAAGAATGTCTCCAAAAAATATCAGCTATAAAAAAGAACTAATAGAAAATTTTTTTAAAGTGGTAGACATGTCTTTTGCCTCAAGAAGAAAAAATATAAAAAATAATTTAAAAAACTTAAATATATGTTTTGAAGAAATAGGAATTGATCAAAATTTAAGACCAGAGGAAATTGATCTTAGTAAATATTTTAAATTAGCAAATATTTTTAAAGACTAA
- a CDS encoding nucleotidyltransferase family protein yields MKTMILAAGYGKRLLPVTKEIPKPLLKVSNKTLIQRNIETLIDSGFDEIVINISYLGSMIIEHVRKCFPSVNIKFSQEEIPLGTGGGVMKALDILGKDPFLLINSDIFHDINIKDLKQYTEKAHIVGVSNPNHNLNGDFSLDGNKVVIKKDQNDLTWSGISIINPCIFDDVKKKEGAFDMWNSVLKKYIQNQCVTGEVTKRNWIDTGTIERLELANNFYKDEN; encoded by the coding sequence ATGAAGACTATGATTCTTGCTGCAGGTTATGGCAAAAGATTATTGCCAGTAACAAAAGAAATTCCAAAGCCTTTATTAAAAGTTTCTAATAAGACTCTAATTCAAAGAAATATAGAGACATTAATAGATTCTGGTTTTGATGAAATAGTAATAAATATTTCATATTTAGGATCTATGATCATAGAGCATGTCAGAAAATGTTTTCCGTCAGTTAATATTAAATTTTCGCAAGAAGAGATCCCTCTTGGAACTGGTGGAGGTGTTATGAAAGCATTAGATATTCTTGGAAAAGATCCTTTTTTATTGATAAATTCTGACATTTTTCATGACATTAACATTAAAGATCTAAAACAATATACTGAAAAAGCTCATATTGTTGGAGTTTCAAATCCAAATCATAATCTTAATGGAGATTTTTCTCTTGATGGCAACAAAGTTGTGATTAAAAAAGACCAAAATGATCTTACTTGGAGTGGCATATCCATAATTAATCCATGTATTTTTGACGATGTTAAAAAAAAGGAGGGCGCTTTTGACATGTGGAATTCAGTTTTAAAAAAATATATACAGAATCAGTGCGTAACAGGCGAAGTAACTAAAAGGAATTGGATAGATACAGGAACAATAGAGCGGTTAGAACTTGCTAATAATTTTTATAAAGACGAAAATTAG
- the pdxA gene encoding 4-hydroxythreonine-4-phosphate dehydrogenase PdxA — protein MKTILYSPGEPSGIGVDLVIKLCSLNFWGNLKLPIVCIADSKLILDRAKVLGIKINIDELKDINNAKRNKKNTLQIFFVSVCKDTQPGKLKKINASYVIENLDFAINYSKNNKRTALVTGPISKENVIHKYKNFTGHTERIKEKTDSKSVLMMLASSKLKVALATTHIPLKDVPKKITKKLLMTKIQILHEELKNKFNIKNPKIKMLGLNPHSGENGKIGKEEKSILIPTAKYLRGKNINVSLPISADTAFTKKNLMSTDAYFGMYHDQVLPVLKALSFGKSFNITLGTSIIRTSVDHGVALDIAGSKKSDESSLKEAIKIAAKLIK, from the coding sequence TTGAAAACCATATTGTATTCACCTGGGGAACCATCAGGAATTGGAGTTGACCTGGTTATAAAACTTTGTAGCCTAAATTTTTGGGGAAACTTAAAATTACCAATAGTATGTATTGCTGACAGTAAATTAATATTAGATAGAGCAAAAGTGTTGGGAATTAAAATCAATATTGATGAACTTAAAGATATAAATAATGCTAAAAGAAATAAAAAGAACACACTTCAAATTTTCTTTGTATCAGTTTGCAAAGATACTCAACCGGGAAAACTGAAAAAAATAAATGCATCCTATGTTATTGAAAATCTAGATTTTGCAATAAATTATTCAAAAAATAATAAAAGAACTGCTTTGGTAACAGGGCCTATTAGTAAAGAAAATGTAATACACAAATATAAAAATTTTACAGGGCATACTGAAAGAATTAAAGAAAAGACTGATAGCAAAAGTGTTCTTATGATGTTAGCTTCATCAAAACTTAAAGTTGCACTCGCTACAACACATATTCCATTAAAAGATGTTCCTAAGAAAATCACTAAAAAGCTTTTAATGACTAAAATACAAATCCTTCATGAGGAACTCAAAAATAAATTTAATATAAAAAATCCTAAAATTAAAATGCTCGGTCTCAATCCTCACTCTGGAGAAAATGGTAAAATTGGCAAAGAAGAAAAGAGTATTCTAATTCCGACTGCAAAATATCTTAGAGGTAAAAATATTAACGTATCCCTCCCAATATCTGCAGATACTGCTTTCACAAAAAAAAACTTAATGTCAACAGACGCATATTTTGGTATGTACCACGATCAAGTTTTACCAGTTCTTAAAGCTCTTAGCTTTGGGAAATCTTTCAATATAACCCTTGGTACCTCAATTATAAGAACTTCGGTAGATCATGGTGTAGCCTTAGATATAGCTGGATCAAAAAAAAGTGATGAATCCTCTTTGAAAGAAGCTATAAAAATAGCAGCAAAGCTAATTAAATGA
- the lptD gene encoding LPS assembly protein LptD yields MKRLIHQINLLLLVIFSFHVSAQKSVLNFIENSDTNNSCFSYSPYLGEVNNENYKINSKKFDLTDENLMILNENVEIDFKNGLLLTNYANLDKQNSKIIFKNGGSLFLEKYVFAAESGDFIKENESLSLEDGEVFFKDSNLIFNFKSLKGSLEDSIYFENVNITSCFDASQGWKLSAKEIVVNSDKNRGVAKRVKIDLLDRTLIRLPIIPFATSNKRMSGFLEPSLSFSSDGLDFMIPYYKVISDSSDITIAPRNISDRGVGLETNYRKAHGKTRNLRKLDLIYFDEDDEFKKQNVENFDSRWAFLFKDQFNFNNSKVNIDWAKSSDSLVLSDIPGEITSIGSQRSTNLHQNIKIKTYFKNSMLSINHIGFQTLNPILTNGYKKSPEIEFNKIFNFKNYYLEGLINTSYFKANEIHGFYGFQTMNGQYLKLINNPSEGRRTYIKISATNKFNYKNINFKTNFDVKSIFYDLDSSNTKAQNVSVPQVLIDIDSLFFKKEKNNSISLIEPRLVIGYSSYENQSSNPIFDTYDLDKNNQLFNNERFVGMDRIGDQKFYTIGLRYQKIQMGITKLNMSISQKTYFEDPKVHLKMGHMAMIGSKKGPIVFMSSWMPKMNQMLMGYAGYQNDKDQLMMAALSYKAKFNKNTFGFAKRYRRMSGDFNVVLNYSEIFSDIKISEKFKFIAKIKRDNKYDKNIETVAGFGYENCCFAFNLTASDKNFTRYNQANSDMNYLYINEAWDNIIEIENKSRINFEFKLKGFNSSFDKNRNLFNNSLFNY; encoded by the coding sequence ATGAAAAGATTAATTCATCAAATAAATCTTTTGCTGTTGGTTATATTTTCATTTCATGTCAGCGCACAAAAATCTGTTTTGAATTTCATTGAAAATAGCGACACAAATAATTCTTGTTTTAGTTATTCCCCATATCTAGGTGAGGTCAATAATGAAAATTATAAAATTAACTCTAAAAAATTTGATTTAACCGATGAAAATTTGATGATATTAAATGAGAACGTTGAGATTGATTTTAAAAATGGTCTTTTGTTAACAAATTATGCAAATCTTGATAAACAAAATTCAAAAATTATCTTTAAGAATGGGGGGTCACTTTTTTTAGAGAAATACGTTTTTGCAGCTGAAAGTGGTGATTTTATTAAAGAAAATGAGTCACTTTCATTAGAAGATGGTGAAGTTTTTTTTAAAGACAGTAATCTTATCTTTAATTTTAAATCTCTTAAAGGAAGTTTAGAAGATTCTATATATTTTGAAAATGTAAACATTACTTCCTGTTTTGATGCTTCCCAAGGTTGGAAACTATCTGCAAAAGAAATAGTTGTAAATTCCGATAAAAATCGTGGTGTCGCTAAAAGAGTAAAAATAGATTTACTAGACCGAACATTGATCAGACTTCCAATTATCCCCTTCGCAACATCAAATAAGAGAATGTCAGGATTCTTAGAACCTTCTTTGTCATTTTCTTCAGACGGTTTAGATTTTATGATTCCCTACTACAAAGTCATTTCAGATTCATCTGACATAACAATTGCACCAAGAAATATATCAGATAGGGGTGTTGGCTTGGAGACTAATTATCGCAAAGCTCACGGAAAAACTCGTAATTTAAGAAAACTGGATCTTATTTACTTTGATGAAGATGATGAATTTAAAAAACAAAACGTTGAGAACTTTGATTCTAGATGGGCTTTTTTGTTTAAAGACCAATTTAATTTTAATAACTCAAAAGTAAATATTGATTGGGCAAAATCATCTGATTCATTGGTATTAAGTGACATTCCTGGTGAAATTACTTCAATTGGTTCTCAAAGAAGTACTAACTTGCACCAGAATATAAAAATAAAAACATATTTTAAAAATTCAATGCTCTCAATAAATCATATTGGTTTTCAAACCCTCAATCCAATTCTAACAAATGGATATAAAAAATCTCCAGAGATAGAGTTTAATAAGATATTTAACTTTAAAAACTACTACCTCGAAGGATTAATAAATACTTCTTATTTTAAAGCAAATGAAATTCATGGTTTTTATGGTTTTCAAACTATGAATGGACAATATTTAAAATTAATTAACAATCCTTCAGAAGGAAGGAGAACTTATATTAAAATATCTGCAACAAATAAATTTAATTACAAAAATATAAATTTCAAAACTAACTTTGATGTAAAAAGTATTTTTTATGATTTAGATAGCTCGAATACAAAGGCACAAAATGTTTCAGTACCACAAGTATTAATTGACATCGATTCGCTTTTTTTTAAAAAAGAAAAAAATAATTCCATTTCTTTAATTGAACCCAGATTAGTTATTGGATATTCATCTTATGAAAATCAAAGTTCTAATCCTATATTTGATACTTATGATTTGGATAAAAATAATCAGTTGTTTAATAATGAAAGGTTTGTTGGTATGGATAGGATTGGTGATCAAAAATTTTATACCATTGGTCTTAGGTATCAAAAAATTCAAATGGGCATCACAAAACTTAATATGTCAATTTCACAAAAAACCTACTTTGAAGATCCTAAAGTTCATTTAAAAATGGGTCATATGGCAATGATAGGCAGTAAAAAAGGGCCAATAGTATTTATGTCTAGCTGGATGCCAAAAATGAATCAAATGTTAATGGGTTATGCAGGCTATCAAAATGATAAAGACCAATTGATGATGGCAGCACTTAGTTATAAAGCTAAATTTAATAAAAATACTTTTGGTTTTGCAAAAAGATATAGAAGAATGTCAGGAGATTTTAACGTAGTACTTAATTATTCTGAAATCTTTTCAGATATAAAAATTTCTGAAAAATTTAAATTTATTGCAAAGATAAAAAGAGATAATAAATATGATAAAAACATTGAAACTGTTGCTGGTTTTGGATATGAAAACTGCTGTTTTGCATTTAATCTAACCGCTAGTGACAAGAATTTTACGAGATATAACCAAGCAAATTCTGATATGAATTATCTTTATATTAATGAAGCATGGGATAACATAATTGAAATAGAAAATAAAAGTAGAATTAATTTTGAATTTAAATTGAAAGGTTTTAACTCTTCTTTTGATAAAAATCGTAATTTATTTAATAATTCCCTCTTCAATTACTAA
- a CDS encoding phosphotransferase, with product MKESEVIQLAKNCGFSVTKAKALKLEASGREYYRINLTPNETKVLCYLNPKNGDHENFLHVSNFFFKEKIKSPKIFYFNNNKGITIQEDLGDKCLIDLDLSSNSKKIIKKSLTLLAKIQKANIPQIPILKSDDLIVQMHKFNEEFLNNFLGVLPHNDIDKLQNEAVKELAKQPWMNCHCDFERRNLIKHDDAIAVIDFQDLSRGPIGIDLAGLIIDHYVKYSDNMISSCLDHYCYLMKFELNSKEIFEWVRWGAIQRNMRILGTLSSLYISKNRSFRLKDLPMILNNLIDLIPKKYVSLKNHFCSDVQSQLLNKLNQI from the coding sequence TTGAAAGAATCCGAAGTAATTCAACTTGCAAAGAATTGTGGTTTTTCAGTTACCAAAGCTAAAGCTTTAAAACTTGAAGCAAGTGGCAGAGAGTATTACAGAATAAATTTAACGCCAAATGAAACTAAAGTTTTATGTTACCTAAATCCAAAAAATGGAGACCATGAGAATTTTCTTCATGTTTCCAATTTCTTTTTTAAGGAAAAAATAAAGTCGCCTAAGATTTTTTATTTTAATAATAATAAAGGTATAACTATTCAAGAGGATCTTGGCGACAAATGTCTTATTGATTTAGATTTATCATCTAATAGCAAAAAAATAATTAAAAAGTCATTAACACTGCTTGCAAAAATACAAAAAGCTAATATTCCACAAATCCCTATACTAAAATCGGATGATCTTATTGTTCAAATGCATAAATTTAATGAAGAGTTTTTAAATAATTTCTTGGGCGTGCTACCCCATAATGATATTGATAAATTACAAAATGAAGCAGTTAAGGAACTAGCTAAACAGCCATGGATGAATTGTCATTGTGACTTTGAGAGACGAAATTTAATAAAACATGATGATGCAATCGCTGTAATTGATTTTCAAGATCTATCTAGGGGCCCAATTGGAATTGATCTCGCAGGATTAATTATTGATCACTATGTAAAATATTCAGATAACATGATTTCAAGTTGCCTTGATCATTATTGTTATTTAATGAAATTTGAATTAAATTCAAAAGAAATATTTGAATGGGTTAGGTGGGGTGCAATTCAAAGAAACATGAGAATACTCGGCACTCTAAGTAGCTTATATATTAGTAAAAATCGATCTTTTAGACTAAAAGATTTGCCAATGATTCTTAACAATTTAATTGATCTGATCCCTAAAAAATATGTATCTCTTAAAAATCATTTTTGTTCTGATGTGCAATCACAACTTTTAAATAAACTAAATCAGATATGA
- a CDS encoding NAD(P)-dependent oxidoreductase has protein sequence MSLKDKVIFISGGSRGIGLAMAKKAAIDGAKIVVAAKTSEPHPKLPGTIFTAADEIIEVGGDALPMVCDIRDEDNVRDCINKAVEHFGGIDICINNASAIQLTNVTDTEMKRYDLMHQINGRGTYMVSKYCLPHLEKSENPHILNISPPLDMSTKWFSGTVAYTMAKYTMSMCVLGMAGEFAEKGIAVNALWPRTAIATAAVQNHLGGDEIMKLSRNVDIMADAAYEILTKDSKLFTGNFCIDDLVLLEAGVKDFTKYAKVPFAELMPDFFVPDDTPLPDEVKNS, from the coding sequence ATGAGTTTAAAAGATAAAGTAATTTTTATATCTGGTGGTAGCAGAGGTATTGGACTTGCTATGGCAAAAAAGGCCGCTATTGATGGAGCTAAAATTGTAGTTGCTGCTAAAACAAGTGAGCCCCATCCCAAGCTTCCCGGAACTATATTTACTGCTGCTGATGAAATTATTGAAGTTGGTGGAGATGCCTTACCAATGGTCTGCGACATTAGAGATGAAGATAACGTTAGAGATTGTATTAATAAAGCTGTAGAACATTTTGGCGGCATAGATATATGCATTAACAATGCTTCGGCAATTCAACTAACTAATGTGACTGATACCGAAATGAAAAGATATGATCTTATGCATCAAATTAATGGAAGAGGGACTTATATGGTAAGTAAATATTGTTTACCTCATTTAGAAAAATCAGAGAATCCTCATATTTTAAACATATCGCCGCCACTTGATATGAGTACTAAATGGTTTTCAGGTACCGTTGCATACACTATGGCAAAATATACTATGAGTATGTGTGTGCTTGGTATGGCTGGTGAATTTGCAGAAAAAGGAATTGCTGTAAATGCTTTATGGCCTAGAACTGCTATTGCTACAGCTGCTGTTCAAAATCATCTTGGCGGTGATGAAATTATGAAGCTATCAAGAAATGTGGATATTATGGCAGATGCTGCATATGAAATTTTAACCAAAGATTCAAAATTATTTACTGGAAATTTTTGTATAGACGATTTAGTTTTACTTGAAGCAGGAGTAAAAGATTTTACCAAATATGCAAAAGTTCCTTTCGCAGAACTTATGCCAGATTTTTTTGTACCAGATGACACACCACTTCCAGATGAAGTAAAAAACAGTTAA